A stretch of Vulpes vulpes isolate BD-2025 chromosome 4, VulVul3, whole genome shotgun sequence DNA encodes these proteins:
- the FSAF1 gene encoding 40S small subunit processome assembly factor 1, translating to MAQERGRGARAPAGSRTLLDALLGNLYDFGETQYEAEQKRSKKKGESKKRDAGTPAAVTGEPAPLPGSLVRGQRKSASCFFKELQEELQCTPAVTPAEPPSGPEDPCAAASPSTLKNSREQVEVIEFHSRNKKRKEKLDQNENMQTKGSILEKDVDRQEFNLEKARLEVHRFGISGYGKGKERVLERERAIMLGAKPPKNSYVNYKVLQEQIKEKKAAKEEEKRMAQDTDIFKKKKKRGQEDRKSKKKKSAPSILSNGRIGQVGKFKNGTLILSQVDIKKINSSRVAK from the exons ATGGCTcaggagcgggggcggggggcccgcgCGCCCGCGGGCTCTCGGACCCTCCTGGACGCCCTGCTCGGGAACCTCTACGACTTTG GAGAAACACAATATGAAGCAGaacagaaaaggagcaaaaagaaaggagaaagcaagAAGAGAGATGCTGGGACCCCAGCGGCAGTGACAGGAGAGCCAGCTCCCCTACCTGGTTCTCTTGTAAGAGGCCAAAGGAAAAGTGCTTCCTGCTTCTTCAAGGAACTCCAAGAAGAGCTGCAGTGCACTCCTGCTGTGACCCCCGCAGAACCCCCTTCAGGACCAGAAGACCCTTGTGCTGCAGCATCACCCTCAACCCTGAAGAACAGCAGGGAGCAAGTAGAAGTGATAGAATTTcacagcagaaataaaaaaagaaaagagaagctaGATCAAAATGAGAACATGCAG accAAAGGTAGTATCCTTGAGAAAGATGTGGATAGACAAGAATTTAACTTAGAGAAG GCTCGCTTGGAAGTGCACCGGTTCGGGATCTCAGGTTATGGAAAGGGAAAGGAACGAGTCCTGGAACGGGAACGTGCCATCATGCTGGGTGCTAAG CCTCCCAAAAACAGTTATGTGAATTACAAGGTTCTGCAGGAgcagatcaaagaaaaaaaggcagcaaaggaagaagaaaagagaatg GCCCAGGACAcagatattttcaagaaaaagaagaagagagggcaGGAAGACAG GAAatccaaaaagaagaaatcagctcccagtattttgtcaaatggaCGGATTGGGCAGGTTGGAAAATTCAAAAATGGGACCCTGATTTTGAGCCAGGTTgatatcaagaaaataaattcGTCTCGAGTGGCTAAATGA